The Algihabitans albus genomic sequence TGACAGGTAGTCAGGATCGTGGAGATCGCTACGTTGCGGCAGTACTGGAGGCGCTTGTCGAAGACCCGAATGTCCTCGAAGGTATGGACAACCGTCGTTTGGCATTGTATCGCCTGCTGCTGACGGTCTGGGGATCGGTCAATGGCGAGAACGAGGTCGCTGGACATCCCAAAGCCAGTGGAGACAAGCGTTTGGAGAGCATTGCTCCGCAATCACGCCAGGTTTTTCTGCTGGCGACAGTTGAACGCTTCTCCATGCCCGATATAGCGAGCATCTTGAATATTTCCGAGGCGGATGCTCAGGATCTGCTGGAGCAGGCCGGGCGAGAGATCGCTGCGCAGGTCGCAACGCAAGTCCTGATTATCGAAGATGAACCCTTGATCGCCCTCGATCTCAAGGGCCTCGTGGAGAGCTTGGGGCATACCGTTCAGGGTATCTCACGAACTCAAGCTGAGGCGGAGACGGCTGCGCTCGAGCAACCACCAGGGTTGATTCTGGCCGACGTCCAACTCGCAGACGACAGCTCGGGTGTGGATGCCGTCAAAAACATTCTGGAACACTTTGCGACGCCGGTGATTTTCATCACGGCTCACCCGGAGCGACTGCTCACAGGCGAAAAGCCGGAGCCAGCGTTCCTGATCACAAAGCCGTTTGATACCGGAGCCGTCAAGGCAGTGATCAGTCAAGCGCTGTTCTTCAACGTGAAAAGCGGTGCCTCCA encodes the following:
- a CDS encoding response regulator; the protein is MTLSQAVADNLPFLRRFSRALTGSQDRGDRYVAAVLEALVEDPNVLEGMDNRRLALYRLLLTVWGSVNGENEVAGHPKASGDKRLESIAPQSRQVFLLATVERFSMPDIASILNISEADAQDLLEQAGREIAAQVATQVLIIEDEPLIALDLKGLVESLGHTVQGISRTQAEAETAALEQPPGLILADVQLADDSSGVDAVKNILEHFATPVIFITAHPERLLTGEKPEPAFLITKPFDTGAVKAVISQALFFNVKSGASSATEVSSSTQASMV